A single region of the Branchiostoma lanceolatum isolate klBraLanc5 chromosome 1, klBraLanc5.hap2, whole genome shotgun sequence genome encodes:
- the LOC136428134 gene encoding focadhesin-like, which produces MGQCRNIAYGKIPLLQAQSTGSALNKVTQFLVDVFCAAVTCWSCVSLPLLWGVTGTDCQTDTAEVSSESRMLETVPLLPYAILQLVSSEPWTRVVDKLVDWLMEMYQAPVDLPDKYKTALMGSVLALRHTTVFKKPSVWTRAYQMLSAVKL; this is translated from the exons ATGGGACAGTGCAGGAACATTGCCTATGGGAAGATCCCACTCTTACAGGCTCAGTCAACAGGGAGTGCACTAAACAAG GTGACCCAATTCCTGGTTGATGTTTTCTGTGCTGCGGTGACATGTTGGAGCTGTGTCAGTCTGCCTCTACTGTGGGGAGTCACTGGGACTGACTGTCAGACAG ACACTGCAGAAGTATCCTCAGAAAGCAGAATGCTGGAGACAGTGCCACTCTTGCCGTATGCCATTCTTCAGTTGGTATCATCAGAGCCGTGGACCCGCGTTGTGGATAAG CTTGTTGATTGGCTGATGGAGATGTACCAGGCTCCCGTGGATCTTCCTGACAAGTACAAGACAGCACTGATGG GGTCTGTGCTGGCTTTACGCCATACAACTGTATTCAAGAAGCCTTCAGTCTGGACAAGAGCATACCAGATGTTGTCTGCAGTCAAGTTGTGA